One Tautonia rosea genomic region harbors:
- a CDS encoding DUF1559 domain-containing protein has translation MNHRERRGFTLIELLVVIAIIGVLIALLLPAVQSAREAARRAQCTNNLKQIGLAVHNYHDTWGAFPMGEMPGGLSPQVGLLPFLEQTQVYDSFNFNLGQRWIWTQPATITVGRTRISAYLCPSEIYTEYASDSFRFWASNYAWNSGTWYPRTQQWDGLFGRSYGRSNSPETTIGGLPNNALSLVNFASIKDGSSNTLLCAEVANGPLVVGAARTKVSDCFQAVGLTNTSTPQEAVAACNQIDWNSGEIPWGGSWRYKGYAWVEGSIWRNWFNAIRTPNQTCCRPSDWWFIMKPASSYHPGGANAVMADGSVKFFKESVAWPTWMALSTRVGGEVVSADQY, from the coding sequence TTGAATCATCGAGAACGCCGCGGCTTCACGTTGATCGAGTTGTTGGTGGTCATCGCCATCATCGGTGTCTTGATCGCCTTGCTGTTGCCGGCGGTCCAAAGCGCTCGTGAAGCGGCTCGCCGGGCCCAGTGCACGAATAACCTGAAGCAGATTGGGTTGGCCGTGCACAACTATCACGACACCTGGGGAGCGTTCCCCATGGGCGAGATGCCTGGTGGTCTGTCGCCGCAGGTCGGCTTGCTGCCGTTCCTGGAACAGACCCAGGTGTATGACTCGTTCAACTTCAACCTGGGCCAGCGCTGGATCTGGACTCAACCGGCGACCATCACCGTGGGCCGGACCCGGATCAGCGCGTACCTGTGCCCCTCGGAAATTTACACCGAGTACGCGAGCGATTCGTTCCGGTTCTGGGCTTCGAATTACGCCTGGAACTCGGGCACGTGGTACCCGCGTACGCAGCAGTGGGACGGTTTGTTCGGCCGATCGTACGGCCGCAGCAACAGCCCCGAGACGACCATCGGCGGCTTGCCGAACAACGCCTTGAGCCTGGTCAACTTCGCGTCGATCAAGGACGGCTCCAGCAACACCTTGCTCTGCGCCGAGGTGGCCAATGGTCCCCTGGTCGTCGGGGCGGCCCGGACGAAGGTCTCCGACTGCTTCCAGGCAGTGGGTCTGACCAATACGTCGACGCCTCAGGAGGCCGTGGCGGCTTGCAATCAGATTGACTGGAATTCCGGTGAGATCCCCTGGGGCGGTTCGTGGCGGTACAAGGGGTATGCCTGGGTCGAAGGTTCGATCTGGCGCAACTGGTTCAATGCGATCCGGACCCCGAACCAGACCTGCTGCCGTCCGTCGGACTGGTGGTTCATCATGAAGCCTGCCTCGTCGTATCACCCGGGCGGTGCCAACGCGGTGATGGCCGATGGCAGTGTGAAGTTCTTCAAGGAATCGGTCGCCTGGCCGACCTGGATGGCGCTTTCCACCCGAGTCGGTGGCGAAGTTGTGAGCGCCGATCAGTACTGA
- a CDS encoding DUF1559 family PulG-like putative transporter: MRVLHRASRLRAFTLVELLVVMAIIGILVGLLLPALAWSRESARRAQCQNNMRQLGAAWLAFATANNGRFPSLSHELHSGGSPIDTTRATVSWIQSLRPYLDNNDQIRVCPNDPEADARLTAESVYIENTNSGVLTDYWVGNSTSYTLNEYFADSFQSQMTGLDVTRVRNLSDVSRPAHTILAFESIIPASEAESGDHTHSTSWFRPPYRNNWREVQREVATDRHNGASNLLFLDGHVESVEEEELKLRAEQSTNVKNFVKPGGW; the protein is encoded by the coding sequence ATGCGTGTTCTCCATCGCGCGAGTCGTCTCCGGGCGTTCACACTTGTTGAGCTGCTCGTGGTCATGGCGATCATCGGGATTCTTGTCGGTTTGCTGCTGCCTGCGCTGGCCTGGTCGCGTGAGTCGGCCCGACGGGCCCAGTGCCAGAACAACATGCGCCAGCTAGGTGCGGCCTGGCTGGCCTTTGCGACGGCCAACAATGGGCGATTCCCGAGCCTGTCTCACGAACTGCACAGCGGTGGATCACCGATCGATACGACGAGAGCCACCGTGTCCTGGATTCAGAGTCTTCGGCCGTACCTCGATAATAACGATCAAATTCGCGTTTGCCCGAACGACCCCGAGGCGGACGCTCGGTTGACGGCGGAGAGCGTTTACATTGAGAACACCAACAGCGGCGTTCTTACCGACTACTGGGTCGGCAACAGCACCAGCTACACCTTGAACGAATACTTTGCCGACAGTTTCCAGAGTCAGATGACCGGACTGGACGTGACTCGGGTCCGGAACCTTTCCGACGTGAGCCGGCCGGCTCATACGATTCTCGCGTTTGAGAGCATCATTCCTGCCTCGGAAGCCGAGTCGGGTGATCACACGCACTCAACGTCCTGGTTCCGGCCTCCTTACCGAAACAACTGGAGGGAGGTCCAGCGGGAGGTCGCCACCGATCGGCACAACGGGGCATCGAATCTCCTGTTCCTGGATGGTCATGTGGAGTCGGTCGAGGAGGAGGAACTTAAACTTCGGGCCGAGCAGAGCACGAATGTCAAGAACTTCGTCAAGCCTGGCGGTTGGTGA
- a CDS encoding choice-of-anchor M domain-containing protein, translating to MILLHPSVRLASLALALSLVLGTTGSASTVVFTNQHIDFEAEFHGGEVELGFHDEDTDTHYSLEDYNVEIFIGLDQTVRRNGASAGSGFDFLGVNAGDEFYVLPFSFSPSELDFLFGAGTSDNTPDVVFLGLANGLRPQFPTINFEFQRDLFEGPGVFSLFSAFGELFASSSATAPDSAPSTIHNHYNWAFSEAGTYILPFKVTATNANGDSVESEIFNFTVQIGPRTTVIPEPASIAMMSMGVLVVGGVAVARRRRQGSESASV from the coding sequence GTGATCTTGCTTCATCCTTCTGTTCGTCTTGCGAGCCTGGCCCTTGCCTTGAGTTTGGTGCTGGGAACGACCGGATCCGCGTCGACGGTGGTCTTCACCAACCAGCACATCGACTTCGAGGCGGAATTCCACGGCGGGGAAGTTGAGCTTGGCTTCCACGACGAGGATACGGACACGCATTATTCGCTCGAAGACTACAACGTCGAGATCTTCATCGGCCTGGACCAGACGGTGCGTCGGAATGGTGCCTCTGCCGGATCCGGGTTTGATTTTCTGGGCGTGAATGCCGGAGACGAATTCTACGTCCTGCCCTTCTCGTTCAGTCCTTCGGAACTCGATTTCCTGTTCGGGGCCGGCACGAGCGACAACACGCCGGACGTCGTGTTCCTCGGTCTTGCAAATGGCCTGCGACCGCAGTTCCCCACGATCAACTTCGAGTTCCAGCGCGACCTGTTCGAGGGGCCCGGGGTGTTCTCGTTGTTCTCGGCCTTCGGTGAACTGTTCGCGTCGAGCAGTGCGACGGCGCCGGATTCCGCTCCGTCGACGATTCACAATCATTACAACTGGGCGTTCTCCGAAGCGGGGACGTATATTCTTCCGTTCAAGGTGACGGCGACCAATGCGAACGGCGACTCGGTGGAGTCGGAGATCTTCAACTTCACCGTGCAGATTGGCCCGCGCACGACGGTCATTCCTGAACCGGCCAGCATTGCCATGATGAGCATGGGAGTTCTGGTGGTTGGGGGCGTGGCCGTGGCCCGTCGTCGTCGGCAGGGATCGGAATCGGCCTCCGTGTGA
- a CDS encoding sigma-54-dependent transcriptional regulator — MDRRILVVDDSELTCQQLSLLLSRPDRRIKVVTNGTEALERIVDGKFSLVLTDLRMDGRGIDGLDLIREIRQRDLPVTVIVMTAFASIDVAVEAMKLGAYDFLTKPIDPDQVQVLVERALADRSLLDEVNDARDRLRQRFGFHNLLGTSPGMRDVFERVERVASAHCNVLITGETGTGKELVAQALHLADATRSGPLVAVNCAALPEPLLESELFGHEKGAFTGADRRKQGRFELAEGGTLFLDEIGELPLGVQAKLLRVLQDGTFERVGGTETLQVNTRILAATNVDLRRAVAEGTFREDLFFRLNVVTVNLPPLRDRVEDLPLLVDHFLELFRERGYPEKTFARETLSRMARYDWPGNVRELEHLVEQLAITAPGEVVRVEHLPPYLAEGPDEGALDLSFDVRRPLHEITRELTERIERSYLCGVLERYRGRIDRSAAHSGLSRRSISEKLRIHAIDKADFKPRSSPSASARRSVAVGD, encoded by the coding sequence ATGGATCGACGCATCCTCGTGGTCGATGATAGCGAGCTGACCTGCCAGCAGCTCTCGTTGTTGCTCAGCCGACCCGATCGCCGGATCAAGGTCGTCACGAACGGCACCGAGGCTCTGGAACGAATCGTCGACGGCAAGTTCTCGCTCGTGCTCACCGACCTGCGGATGGACGGCCGGGGGATCGACGGGCTCGACCTGATCCGCGAGATCCGGCAGCGCGACCTGCCGGTGACGGTCATCGTCATGACCGCCTTCGCCTCGATCGACGTGGCCGTTGAGGCCATGAAACTTGGCGCCTACGACTTTTTGACCAAGCCGATCGACCCGGATCAGGTCCAGGTCCTTGTTGAGCGCGCCCTGGCCGACCGCAGCCTGCTCGACGAGGTCAACGACGCCCGAGACCGGCTCCGCCAGCGGTTCGGCTTTCACAACCTGCTCGGCACCAGCCCCGGCATGCGAGACGTGTTCGAGCGGGTCGAGCGCGTCGCCTCGGCCCACTGCAACGTCCTGATCACCGGTGAAACCGGCACCGGCAAGGAGCTGGTCGCCCAGGCCCTTCACCTGGCCGACGCCACCCGATCCGGCCCGCTTGTCGCCGTCAATTGTGCGGCCTTGCCCGAGCCGTTGCTTGAAAGCGAGCTGTTCGGCCACGAAAAAGGGGCCTTCACCGGGGCCGACCGCCGCAAGCAGGGTCGGTTCGAGCTGGCCGAGGGGGGCACCCTCTTCCTCGACGAGATCGGCGAGCTTCCCCTCGGCGTGCAGGCGAAGCTGCTCCGCGTCTTGCAGGACGGCACCTTCGAACGGGTCGGAGGCACCGAGACGTTGCAGGTCAACACCCGCATTCTCGCCGCAACCAATGTCGATCTCCGTCGCGCCGTGGCTGAGGGAACCTTCCGCGAAGACCTGTTCTTCCGGCTCAACGTCGTCACCGTCAACCTGCCGCCGCTTCGCGATCGGGTGGAAGACCTCCCGCTGCTGGTCGACCATTTTCTCGAACTTTTCCGCGAACGCGGCTACCCGGAGAAGACCTTCGCCCGCGAGACCCTCAGCCGGATGGCCCGCTACGACTGGCCGGGCAATGTTCGCGAGCTGGAGCACCTGGTCGAGCAACTGGCGATCACCGCTCCGGGAGAGGTCGTCCGTGTCGAGCACCTGCCCCCTTATCTCGCCGAAGGCCCCGACGAGGGCGCACTCGACCTGAGTTTTGACGTCCGCCGGCCGTTGCACGAGATTACCCGAGAGCTGACCGAGCGGATCGAGCGATCTTACCTTTGCGGCGTCCTCGAACGCTACCGAGGCCGCATCGACCGCTCGGCCGCCCACAGCGGGCTCTCTCGCCGGAGCATCAGTGAGAAGCTCCGGATTCACGCCATCGACAAGGCCGACTTCAAGCCCCGCTCCTCCCCCTCGGCATCGGCACGCCGAAGCGTCGCGGTCGGGGACTAA
- a CDS encoding spermine/spermidine synthase domain-containing protein: MTILTLFFLSGMAGLIYEVSWSRQMGLLFGHTVHSASVVLTCYFVGMAIGYVLAARWVKRVIPLLGYGVAELVVAGWAPLVPVLLDAVEGSSWAAWLSHPEPGVQVFNRFLLAFALMLPATIGLGASLPFMAEHLSPDRHLATGRVALAYAMNTTGALVGVVLTTAVLMLVVGVRGSAWLAAALSGGCGVAACVLAVRGRMAAPEWNPAESPAAQERSGGFWLVLAVLSGFGTLALQVLYTRMFSLVFHNSTYTFGAVLTVFLAGLAIGSAAVSRLHHRMSVERLIGIAAGMGAVAISLSVPVFIRLTGLEYFTFGETFAAYLVGVFGLVALVVLPPVSVLGAILPSIWKAAGVSSPGGGVVVGRLTAGNAMAAAIGALLASFVFLPKLGLWWSIAGVSLIFAVISIMLMVRSGRSLEAVGVTLVLAGLANSAIAVPGRVRTLPPDPNITILAGWEGPYGLIEVVQAAPESRILRQNLHYGLGSTGRSTVRELRQGHLPLLLHPDPREVLFLGLGTGLTSAAATMHPEVNRIEIVELIPEVVEAARFFEPENLGVVDHPKVTIRIDDARHDLMASGRSYDAIISDLFVPWESRAGYLYTVEQFQLARSRLNPGGLFCLWLPLYQLGANELTMIADSFASVFPSTSLWWGQLSSETPMMALIGSEEPVTIEPDRVEARLPLLTETRDDPERYLDSTETLARLYAGDWPSPARGARLNTDEHPRVEFLAPIRQRNDLLLTGDRLLDLFDQVLRSLPAHPLIETPESDDPALSTYRRRVWQREQLGREAP, encoded by the coding sequence ATGACGATCCTCACGCTGTTCTTTCTCTCGGGGATGGCGGGGCTGATCTACGAGGTGTCCTGGTCGCGGCAGATGGGGCTCTTGTTCGGGCACACGGTGCATTCGGCGTCGGTGGTGCTGACGTGTTATTTTGTGGGGATGGCGATTGGGTATGTGCTGGCGGCGCGTTGGGTGAAGCGGGTGATCCCGCTGCTCGGCTACGGGGTGGCGGAACTGGTGGTGGCGGGATGGGCGCCACTGGTGCCGGTGCTGCTGGATGCGGTCGAGGGATCGTCGTGGGCGGCCTGGCTGTCGCATCCTGAGCCAGGCGTGCAAGTGTTCAATCGGTTTCTGTTGGCATTCGCCCTGATGCTCCCGGCGACGATCGGCCTGGGGGCAAGCTTGCCATTCATGGCCGAGCATCTTTCGCCGGATCGGCACCTGGCGACGGGTCGGGTGGCCCTGGCCTATGCGATGAACACGACCGGGGCTCTGGTTGGGGTGGTGTTGACGACCGCAGTCTTGATGCTTGTGGTCGGGGTTCGGGGCAGTGCGTGGCTTGCGGCGGCGCTCTCGGGAGGATGCGGGGTGGCTGCGTGTGTCCTCGCGGTCAGAGGGCGTATGGCCGCCCCGGAATGGAATCCGGCGGAATCTCCGGCGGCTCAGGAGCGATCGGGCGGGTTCTGGCTGGTTCTTGCGGTCCTTTCGGGGTTTGGGACGCTGGCATTACAGGTGTTGTATACCCGGATGTTTTCCTTGGTCTTTCATAATAGCACATATACGTTTGGCGCGGTGTTGACGGTGTTTCTGGCGGGACTGGCGATCGGCTCGGCGGCTGTGTCGCGGTTGCATCATCGGATGTCGGTCGAGCGGTTGATTGGAATCGCCGCCGGAATGGGGGCGGTGGCCATCTCGCTCTCGGTGCCGGTGTTTATTAGATTGACGGGTCTGGAATATTTCACCTTTGGAGAGACGTTTGCCGCGTATCTGGTAGGGGTGTTCGGGTTGGTGGCGCTGGTGGTCTTGCCGCCGGTGAGCGTGCTGGGGGCGATCTTGCCGAGCATCTGGAAGGCGGCCGGCGTGTCGAGCCCGGGAGGGGGCGTGGTGGTGGGGCGACTGACGGCCGGCAATGCGATGGCCGCGGCGATCGGGGCGCTGCTGGCAAGTTTTGTCTTCTTGCCGAAGCTGGGGCTGTGGTGGTCGATTGCAGGTGTTTCCCTGATTTTCGCCGTGATCTCGATCATGCTGATGGTTCGATCGGGGCGAAGTCTTGAGGCGGTTGGGGTCACCCTGGTGCTTGCGGGCCTGGCGAATTCTGCGATCGCGGTTCCGGGGCGGGTCCGGACCTTGCCTCCTGATCCGAACATCACGATTCTGGCCGGTTGGGAAGGTCCGTACGGGCTGATCGAGGTGGTTCAGGCGGCTCCCGAGAGTCGGATTTTGCGGCAGAACCTGCACTATGGGCTGGGTTCGACCGGCCGATCGACGGTCAGAGAACTGCGTCAGGGACACCTGCCGCTCTTGCTACATCCCGACCCGCGCGAAGTGTTGTTTCTCGGGCTGGGGACTGGCCTGACCTCGGCAGCGGCGACGATGCACCCGGAGGTCAATCGGATCGAGATCGTCGAGCTGATTCCGGAGGTGGTCGAGGCGGCCCGGTTCTTCGAGCCCGAGAATCTCGGGGTGGTGGATCACCCGAAGGTGACGATTCGGATCGACGACGCAAGGCACGACCTGATGGCCTCGGGCCGGTCCTACGACGCGATCATCTCCGATCTGTTTGTTCCGTGGGAAAGCCGCGCAGGGTATCTGTACACGGTGGAACAATTTCAACTCGCTCGATCCCGGCTGAATCCGGGGGGCCTGTTCTGCCTCTGGTTGCCGCTCTACCAGCTTGGGGCGAACGAACTGACGATGATTGCCGACAGCTTCGCCTCGGTGTTTCCGAGCACGTCACTCTGGTGGGGGCAACTGTCGTCGGAAACACCGATGATGGCGTTGATCGGTTCCGAGGAGCCGGTGACGATCGAACCGGATCGGGTCGAAGCCAGGTTGCCCTTGCTGACCGAGACGCGGGACGATCCCGAACGGTATCTCGACTCGACCGAGACCCTGGCCCGGCTCTATGCGGGTGACTGGCCGTCGCCTGCCAGAGGGGCTCGGCTGAATACGGACGAGCATCCTCGGGTCGAGTTCCTGGCGCCGATCCGACAACGCAACGATCTGTTGCTCACGGGGGATCGCCTGCTCGATCTGTTCGATCAGGTGTTGCGATCCCTGCCGGCTCATCCCTTGATTGAGACGCCGGAATCGGACGATCCGGCACTCTCGACGTATCGTCGTCGGGTCTGGCAGCGGGAGCAACTGGGTCGCGAAGCTCCCTGA
- a CDS encoding DUF3179 domain-containing (seleno)protein, whose protein sequence is MSQQPVDPTPPTPPAEPPKTPKPPRSSSWLSRVLIALIVLGLGGFLFWKLVGADLYEQVKEYQLAVEDRDLSAPVGYLGLNYRKEYNSRPPQFHFEEDGKKLLWASIGDGETPDFYDVTEAQFDPLVLQGGFGRDSIPGVDYPIVQAPDGEIAQNIGDRNEVVGVVLESGPRAYPLGVLTKVEVVNDFDGETPIAIVYARGPDTVRLYRRDIEGTTVTLGTTGYATDEKVPLFYDRKTKSLWLEEPDGSALSCVNGEYVGTTLPAHKALERLTWGEWVGQYSDTDVVVGNDRSQPIPEE, encoded by the coding sequence ATGAGCCAGCAACCTGTCGATCCGACCCCTCCGACTCCTCCGGCCGAGCCGCCGAAGACGCCGAAGCCTCCCCGTTCCTCGTCCTGGCTGAGCCGGGTTTTGATCGCGCTGATCGTTCTCGGTCTGGGGGGATTCCTCTTCTGGAAGCTGGTTGGTGCCGACCTGTATGAACAGGTGAAGGAATATCAGCTTGCGGTCGAAGATCGCGACCTTTCGGCGCCGGTCGGGTATCTCGGTCTGAACTACCGGAAGGAATACAACTCGCGCCCACCCCAATTTCACTTTGAGGAGGACGGGAAGAAACTGCTCTGGGCCTCGATCGGCGATGGCGAGACCCCGGACTTCTATGACGTGACTGAGGCGCAGTTCGACCCACTGGTGCTCCAGGGCGGCTTCGGCCGCGACTCGATTCCGGGGGTTGATTACCCGATTGTCCAGGCCCCCGATGGGGAGATTGCCCAGAACATCGGCGATCGGAACGAGGTGGTGGGCGTGGTGCTCGAATCCGGCCCGCGTGCCTATCCGCTGGGAGTCTTGACGAAGGTCGAGGTGGTCAACGATTTCGATGGTGAAACACCCATCGCGATCGTCTATGCGCGGGGTCCGGACACGGTGCGTCTCTACCGTCGCGACATCGAGGGCACCACGGTGACGCTCGGCACCACCGGCTACGCGACCGACGAGAAGGTCCCATTGTTCTACGACCGGAAAACCAAGAGCCTTTGGCTGGAAGAGCCCGACGGCTCGGCCCTCTCCTGTGTCAACGGCGAGTACGTCGGCACCACGCTGCCGGCGCACAAAGCCCTGGAACGCCTAACCTGGGGCGAGTGGGTCGGGCAGTATTCGGACACCGATGTGGTGGTCGGCAACGATCGCTCGCAGCCGATTCCGGAGGAGTGA
- a CDS encoding CRTAC1 family protein, with product MGFLPGGRPSGAFLRGLVVLGLGAALTAAAGCRGATDGAVGDRDGSGSARVPPPKPEIGPWFVDRAPEFGIDVVTRSGDPSKRCVLDSIGMGVALFDFDDDGDLDLFVAGGSEIRDGAVRSAGGPWLFRNEGPGQWTDSTEASGLRHTGWAQGVAVADYDADGFPDLMVVQHGPDTLWRNQGNGTFADVTEAAGIDDPNWGVSATWGDVDGDGWPDLYVTNYLDVDPLNPPPLNDYLPGLPVFQGPATLPGQTDRLWRNRGDGTFEDWTEQSGLLRTPNKGMSALLTDLDGDGHLDLYVTNDTHANELFRGLGGGRFEEIGVAAGVAYNNYGIAEGSMAVDVADLNGDTRLDLAVSNFRQEGSRVYANLSNQMYEDLSGNYSLWGLTGGFVGWGLVLADFDADGWPDLFQANGHVYPNVPDAAYDQPVIFLQNREGRSMEEVTAVWGPDLASIRSGRAVAVGDLDNDGDLDLVISTIDGPLRMLLNEGMPEGSAVTIRLVGRGPNREAIGARVELEAGGRTFVNTVRRGGSILSASDVRLHFGLGDASTIDAMLVRWPDGSEDRFDNLDVNEFLTIHQDGPTMTSRPFQD from the coding sequence ATGGGTTTTCTCCCGGGAGGAAGGCCGTCAGGGGCCTTCCTCCGTGGCCTTGTGGTGCTTGGGCTTGGGGCTGCGCTGACAGCGGCGGCGGGTTGTCGAGGGGCGACCGATGGCGCAGTCGGTGATCGGGACGGATCCGGGTCGGCTCGGGTGCCGCCTCCGAAGCCCGAGATCGGCCCCTGGTTCGTAGATCGTGCTCCCGAGTTCGGGATCGACGTGGTGACGCGATCCGGCGATCCAAGCAAGCGCTGCGTGCTCGACTCGATCGGGATGGGCGTGGCTCTGTTCGATTTTGACGATGACGGCGATCTTGATCTGTTCGTTGCGGGAGGCTCCGAAATTCGAGACGGAGCGGTGCGGTCGGCCGGCGGTCCCTGGCTGTTCCGCAACGAGGGGCCCGGCCAATGGACGGACTCGACCGAGGCGTCGGGGCTGCGGCATACCGGTTGGGCTCAGGGCGTGGCTGTGGCCGATTATGACGCCGACGGTTTTCCCGATCTGATGGTGGTGCAACACGGTCCTGATACCCTCTGGCGAAACCAGGGGAACGGCACCTTCGCTGACGTGACCGAAGCGGCCGGGATCGACGACCCAAACTGGGGCGTTTCGGCAACCTGGGGCGATGTGGACGGGGACGGTTGGCCCGACCTCTACGTGACGAATTATCTGGACGTCGATCCGCTCAACCCCCCTCCCTTGAACGATTATCTGCCCGGCCTTCCCGTCTTCCAGGGGCCGGCGACCTTGCCGGGCCAGACCGACCGCCTCTGGCGAAACCGTGGGGACGGCACCTTCGAGGACTGGACCGAGCAGTCCGGGCTCTTGCGAACGCCGAACAAGGGGATGTCGGCGCTGCTGACCGATCTGGACGGAGACGGTCATCTCGATCTTTATGTGACCAACGACACCCACGCCAACGAACTGTTCCGGGGCCTGGGTGGGGGCCGGTTCGAAGAGATCGGCGTTGCGGCCGGAGTCGCATACAACAACTATGGAATTGCCGAGGGGAGCATGGCCGTGGATGTGGCTGACCTGAACGGCGATACCCGGCTCGACCTGGCCGTAAGCAATTTCCGTCAGGAAGGGAGCCGGGTGTACGCCAATCTCAGCAATCAAATGTATGAAGATCTTTCCGGGAATTACTCGCTCTGGGGGCTGACCGGCGGTTTTGTCGGCTGGGGCCTGGTTCTGGCCGACTTCGACGCCGACGGCTGGCCCGACCTGTTTCAGGCCAATGGCCATGTCTATCCCAACGTGCCTGATGCGGCTTACGACCAGCCGGTGATCTTCCTTCAGAATCGCGAGGGGCGATCGATGGAGGAGGTCACGGCCGTTTGGGGCCCCGACCTGGCGTCGATCCGATCGGGCCGCGCGGTCGCCGTGGGAGATCTGGACAATGACGGCGATCTCGATCTGGTGATCTCAACGATCGACGGTCCCTTGCGCATGTTGCTCAACGAAGGCATGCCCGAAGGGTCGGCCGTGACGATCCGCCTGGTCGGCCGAGGGCCGAACCGGGAAGCGATCGGGGCTCGGGTCGAACTGGAGGCCGGGGGGCGGACCTTCGTGAACACGGTCCGACGCGGAGGGAGTATCCTGTCCGCGTCGGACGTTCGGCTGCACTTCGGGCTTGGCGATGCCTCGACCATCGACGCGATGCTCGTACGATGGCCCGACGGCTCGGAAGACCGTTTCGACAATCTTGACGTGAATGAGTTCTTGACGATCCATCAAGACGGCCCGACCATGACGAGTCGTCCCTTTCAGGACTGA